Proteins encoded together in one bacterium window:
- the dnaN gene encoding DNA polymerase III subunit beta: MESKFTVDQKELLSLLSSMQPICNKRTTLNVTESILFHVAPRELTLKATDMEISLQSNMSIDSDAEDSGSFLISGKRIFELVKEIEGAIEFNIKDTQLHLKAGHVDLALNIKDADEFPPFPERIENLMEIEGVFLLDLLNKVAFLVPQNNANPALNGMLLDFNEKNMSLVTTDGHCLAQISTEKYTLGTDKKWLLPKRAVLELKKLLEGSQGNVFLGTCGQQLVFSGKNFNFFTRLIAEPFPQYKPVLEKEGFTPARLAKDSFIKTLKRTSCLLSGQFVSTNFCFQPDSVRVNLHNKDVGKLEESVALQDFQGALVESRFYSPYLLNGLQVFSEKDVTFYIKNSVKPIIFESREKDYHLTYLVMPVSLAQN, translated from the coding sequence ATGGAAAGTAAATTTACGGTAGATCAAAAGGAGTTGTTATCACTCCTTTCTTCGATGCAGCCGATTTGTAATAAGCGTACAACGCTGAATGTAACTGAGTCTATTTTATTTCATGTTGCACCGCGTGAATTAACGCTTAAAGCTACTGATATGGAAATAAGCTTGCAGTCGAATATGTCGATAGATAGTGATGCCGAAGATAGCGGTAGCTTTTTAATATCCGGCAAGCGTATTTTTGAATTGGTTAAAGAGATCGAAGGTGCTATAGAATTCAATATAAAAGATACCCAGTTGCATTTAAAAGCGGGACATGTTGATCTTGCTTTGAATATTAAAGATGCCGATGAATTTCCACCATTTCCAGAACGTATCGAAAATCTTATGGAAATTGAGGGTGTCTTTTTACTTGATTTGCTAAATAAAGTTGCTTTCTTGGTTCCACAAAACAACGCAAACCCTGCATTAAATGGGATGTTATTAGATTTTAATGAAAAAAATATGTCATTAGTCACGACTGATGGCCATTGCTTGGCACAAATCAGTACTGAGAAATATACGCTTGGAACCGATAAAAAGTGGCTTTTGCCAAAACGAGCGGTTCTTGAATTAAAAAAACTTCTAGAAGGTAGTCAGGGGAATGTGTTTTTAGGAACATGCGGCCAGCAGCTTGTTTTTTCAGGAAAAAATTTTAATTTTTTCACACGTTTAATTGCCGAACCATTTCCTCAGTACAAACCAGTTCTTGAAAAAGAAGGTTTTACGCCAGCCCGCTTAGCAAAAGATAGTTTTATAAAAACGCTCAAAAGAACAAGTTGCTTACTATCTGGTCAATTTGTGTCAACGAATTTTTGTTTTCAGCCAGATTCAGTGCGTGTTAATTTGCATAATAAAGATGTCGGCAAACTTGAAGAATCAGTTGCTCTGCAAGATTTTCAGGGTGCTCTTGTTGAGAGCAGATTTTACTCGCCATACTTATTGAACGGTTTACAAGTTTTTTCTGAAAAAGATGTAACGTTTTATATCAAAAATTCGGTTAAGCCAATAATCTTTGAATCACGCGAAAAAGATTATCACTTAACGTACTTGGTAATGCCGGTTTCATTGGCACAAAACTAA
- a CDS encoding tyrosine recombinase, whose translation MFFLCQAKQERYSGSQSLLDLGIILEENSFAMAVQNIDYLATFHTYLLTEKRVSDNTFHAYKRDIEQLEGYLKKNRVALSDCKKNHLTQFLKYLKEEGLSAKTISRKISTLKLLFNFLNQRYQLVNSAQALIFPKVEKSLPSYLTESEVHKLLNVANSERGYKGIRNKVMLYLMYASGMRVSELVSLTVDQIQFDTGFVRIAGKGNKERIIPLPKNILELLNFYLDNIYKKLLKDGEYEQNNYLFSTRYKKDIKPISRQSFWIILKHLLAKANIKKNISPHSLRHSLATHLLKNGADLRSLQMILGHESISTVQIYTHLGDNELRKIYNKKHPRA comes from the coding sequence ATGTTTTTCTTGTGCCAAGCCAAGCAAGAACGATATTCTGGTAGCCAAAGCTTATTAGACTTAGGTATTATTTTAGAGGAGAATAGTTTTGCTATGGCGGTACAAAACATAGATTATCTTGCCACTTTTCATACGTATTTGTTAACTGAAAAACGCGTTTCTGACAATACTTTTCATGCCTATAAGCGGGACATTGAGCAGCTCGAAGGATACTTAAAGAAAAATCGTGTAGCGTTAAGTGATTGTAAAAAAAATCATTTAACGCAATTTCTGAAATACCTCAAAGAAGAGGGCCTTTCGGCAAAGACGATTTCGCGTAAAATATCTACCCTCAAATTGTTATTTAACTTTTTAAATCAGCGGTATCAATTGGTTAATAGCGCTCAAGCATTAATATTTCCCAAAGTTGAAAAAAGCTTGCCTTCCTATCTTACCGAATCTGAAGTTCATAAGTTACTTAATGTTGCTAATAGTGAACGAGGGTATAAAGGCATTCGCAACAAAGTAATGTTGTATTTAATGTACGCTTCTGGTATGCGAGTTTCTGAGCTCGTGAGTTTGACGGTTGATCAAATTCAATTTGATACCGGCTTTGTCAGAATAGCTGGTAAAGGCAATAAAGAACGTATTATTCCTTTGCCAAAAAACATTCTTGAGCTTCTCAATTTTTATCTTGATAATATTTATAAAAAGCTTCTTAAAGATGGCGAGTATGAGCAAAATAATTATCTTTTTTCAACGCGCTATAAAAAAGATATCAAGCCCATTTCGCGGCAATCTTTCTGGATTATCTTAAAACATCTTTTAGCGAAAGCGAATATCAAAAAAAATATTTCGCCACATAGCTTACGTCATTCTTTGGCAACTCATTTGCTCAAAAATGGTGCTGACTTGCGTTCGTTGCAAATGATTCTTGGCCATGAGAGTATTTCAACGGTACAGATATATACGCATCTTGGCGACAATGAACTGCGTAAAATTTATAATAAAAAACACCCCCGCGCATAA
- a CDS encoding proline--tRNA ligase, with protein MKKLPNITENFAEWYHEVISEAELVDPVSPTRGSFVIRPYGYALWENIVSVLNEKIKESGTQNIYMPLLLPESFLQREAKHVEGFAPEVAVVTHAGGKKLEEPLVIRPTSETIVYFMFSRWIKSWRDLPLKINQWANVVRWEMRTRPFLRTCEFLWQEGHTAHATENEAREMALHMLGVYKELAQDYLAIPVVTGQKSESERFAGADATYTFEGLMQDGKALQMGTSHMLSRSFVQAFDVYFQDTEGQQQVPFCTSWGSTTRLIGALIMTHGDENGLIMPPKIAPIQVVIVPIFKSDDQKVLVLERAQKIAADLKKHGIRVKLDGDEQQTPGAKFFHWEIRGVPVRLEVGPKDVENNQVVLVNRLEQDRTKKKSFVSLDLLQSSVSDLLVKIQHDLFDRATKKRDSQWHQAETLNDFAQKMKDSNGMYQVGWCESSECEQTLKEFSGTIRCILEQSKHEKCFSCAKPSKNDILVAKAY; from the coding sequence ATGAAAAAATTACCAAATATTACCGAAAACTTTGCCGAATGGTATCATGAAGTTATTTCAGAAGCTGAGCTGGTTGACCCAGTCAGCCCAACTCGTGGTTCGTTTGTTATCAGACCCTACGGGTATGCTTTGTGGGAGAATATTGTTTCGGTCTTAAATGAAAAAATAAAAGAGAGTGGCACTCAAAATATTTATATGCCACTTTTGTTGCCAGAATCATTTTTGCAACGCGAAGCAAAACATGTTGAGGGGTTTGCACCTGAAGTGGCGGTGGTTACGCATGCCGGTGGCAAAAAACTTGAAGAACCCTTGGTAATTAGACCTACCTCGGAAACTATCGTTTATTTCATGTTTTCCCGCTGGATTAAGTCTTGGCGCGATTTGCCGTTAAAAATTAACCAGTGGGCCAACGTTGTTCGCTGGGAAATGAGGACTCGTCCTTTTTTGCGAACCTGTGAGTTTTTATGGCAAGAAGGACATACCGCTCACGCAACTGAAAATGAAGCGCGTGAAATGGCATTGCATATGCTGGGTGTTTACAAAGAACTTGCGCAAGATTATTTGGCAATTCCTGTCGTTACTGGTCAAAAATCAGAAAGTGAACGTTTTGCTGGAGCAGATGCAACGTATACGTTTGAAGGGCTTATGCAAGATGGCAAAGCACTTCAAATGGGTACGAGCCACATGCTCTCCAGAAGTTTTGTTCAAGCGTTTGATGTTTACTTTCAAGATACTGAAGGCCAGCAACAAGTACCGTTTTGTACTAGTTGGGGTTCAACAACTCGTTTGATTGGTGCGCTTATTATGACACATGGCGATGAAAACGGGCTTATTATGCCACCCAAAATTGCGCCTATCCAAGTGGTCATTGTGCCAATTTTTAAATCTGACGATCAGAAAGTTTTAGTTCTTGAGCGTGCGCAAAAAATTGCCGCTGACTTAAAGAAGCATGGTATTCGCGTCAAGCTTGATGGTGATGAACAACAAACACCTGGTGCTAAATTTTTTCATTGGGAAATTCGTGGTGTGCCTGTTCGGCTTGAAGTTGGACCAAAAGATGTCGAAAACAATCAAGTGGTGTTGGTCAACCGACTTGAACAAGACAGGACAAAGAAGAAATCTTTTGTTTCACTCGATTTGTTGCAAAGCTCAGTAAGTGATTTATTGGTAAAAATACAACACGATCTCTTTGATCGAGCAACTAAAAAACGCGACAGTCAATGGCATCAGGCTGAAACCTTGAATGACTTTGCACAAAAAATGAAAGATTCCAACGGTATGTATCAGGTTGGCTGGTGCGAATCGTCTGAATGTGAACAAACGTTAAAAGAATTTAGTGGAACTATTCGCTGTATTTTGGAACAATCCAAGCATGAAAAATGTTTTTCTTGTGCCAAGCCAAGCAAGAACGATATTCTGGTAGCCAAAGCTTATTAG
- the gmk gene encoding guanylate kinase, which yields MANKNQRGILFVISAPSGGGKTSLANAVIKKLNPQISLEKVATYTTRPSRINEQNGKDYYFVSRPQFLKKIEDGFFLETTEYNGELYGSPASITTDLRNGKSLILVTDWDGAKKIRNFIDQPVLLWIMPPSIEILKERIQKRGTETREQIESRLKLANIELEHELINKIFTHHILNDNFEQAVDEIAFIIRQKLNH from the coding sequence ATGGCTAACAAAAATCAACGCGGAATTCTTTTCGTCATTTCTGCTCCTTCTGGAGGAGGTAAGACATCTCTTGCCAATGCAGTTATCAAAAAACTTAATCCACAAATTTCTTTAGAAAAAGTAGCTACTTACACGACGCGTCCATCTCGCATTAATGAACAAAACGGCAAAGATTATTATTTTGTTTCACGCCCACAATTTTTGAAAAAAATAGAAGATGGATTTTTTTTAGAAACAACCGAATACAACGGCGAGCTGTACGGCTCTCCTGCATCAATTACTACCGACCTACGCAACGGCAAATCGCTCATTTTGGTTACCGACTGGGACGGGGCAAAAAAAATACGCAACTTCATAGATCAACCAGTTTTGCTCTGGATCATGCCACCAAGTATTGAAATACTCAAAGAGCGTATTCAAAAACGCGGAACCGAAACGCGAGAACAAATAGAATCACGACTTAAACTTGCCAACATTGAACTGGAGCATGAGCTCATCAATAAGATTTTTACGCATCATATTTTGAATGACAATTTTGAACAAGCGGTTGATGAAATTGCTTTTATTATTCGACAAAAATTAAATCACTAA
- a CDS encoding EamA family transporter, which translates to MILVVILYAILASTFILAKEAVAYAKPCFLIGFRMIIAGSLLWGSQLFVKNKSVIPKREDWFLFFKTTLFHIYFAFVLEFWSLQYVSALKTTIIYSTTPFIAAILSYFLLKERLSQKKILGVMIGISGLIPTLLAQASGSEMSMNLWQLSLPEGVLMLAVISATYAWFLVSKLMKKGYSFGLINGIAMFWGGVMSMATSAVVEGFSSPVKDFWPFMMWVFLLIITANIVFYNMYSWLLQRYSITFLTFSGFLCPCFGTLYDWLFMGGKLAWHTFASLGLITFGLYVFYQDELRLKKTYKNL; encoded by the coding sequence ATGATTTTAGTAGTAATTTTATACGCTATTCTTGCGAGTACTTTTATTCTTGCAAAAGAGGCTGTTGCTTACGCCAAGCCATGTTTCTTAATTGGTTTTCGTATGATTATTGCGGGTAGTTTATTGTGGGGTAGTCAGCTTTTTGTAAAAAATAAAAGTGTTATTCCAAAGCGAGAAGATTGGTTTCTCTTTTTCAAAACGACATTGTTTCATATTTATTTTGCGTTTGTTCTTGAATTTTGGTCATTGCAATATGTTTCCGCTTTAAAAACAACGATTATTTATTCCACAACGCCGTTTATTGCGGCTATTCTGTCGTATTTTTTACTTAAAGAACGATTAAGCCAAAAGAAGATTTTGGGCGTTATGATTGGGATTAGTGGGCTGATTCCAACATTGTTGGCTCAAGCATCTGGCAGCGAAATGTCTATGAATTTATGGCAGCTGTCCTTGCCCGAAGGCGTGCTCATGCTTGCTGTTATTTCTGCGACTTACGCATGGTTTCTGGTGAGCAAGCTTATGAAAAAGGGCTATAGCTTTGGCTTGATTAACGGGATTGCTATGTTTTGGGGTGGTGTTATGAGTATGGCAACGTCAGCCGTTGTCGAAGGTTTTTCTTCACCCGTTAAAGATTTTTGGCCATTTATGATGTGGGTATTTTTACTGATTATTACTGCTAATATTGTTTTTTATAATATGTACTCATGGTTACTTCAACGTTATTCAATAACGTTTCTAACATTTTCTGGTTTTTTATGCCCATGTTTTGGTACATTATATGATTGGCTGTTTATGGGCGGTAAACTTGCATGGCATACGTTTGCTTCGCTTGGCCTTATAACATTTGGTTTGTATGTATTTTATCAAGACGAATTGCGTTTAAAGAAGACTTATAAAAATCTTTAG
- a CDS encoding LptF/LptG family permease, translating into MLFFYFFSRFLRNFLFLFASFTFLFAATNVFLRFSMLQSFSVIPLIFGTMVPLVALYAMPFSAVLAVSLVFNALARYDELLFFYFFAQGRRAFVAATIAFSCLISLCYLPLILEWAPQSYIKGKELIEQVARMHLHDMPCNILQSPVPGIAFYCKEKKEVTLGIYRFEELFLVFTNKNNERYFFCAQHGTMSQHKLELVHGSLHIQTNARINHAFFEKSLINIATLWHKEKAHTQDYHLKLWDYKRLWEERIKNKQAFIELHKRFSQSLWLFIMPLLTLFLLFFMRRKKYEIVSALLLSAGLFLSMYCCTALGGIFITMPLLSLACFYGVPLIFLLGCYSLYRTRM; encoded by the coding sequence ATGCTATTTTTCTATTTTTTTTCTCGATTTTTACGTAATTTTTTATTTCTTTTTGCCTCGTTCACTTTTTTATTTGCAGCGACTAATGTTTTTTTACGATTTTCTATGCTGCAATCATTTTCTGTAATTCCCTTAATTTTTGGAACAATGGTTCCGTTGGTAGCTTTGTATGCTATGCCATTTTCTGCCGTATTAGCAGTAAGTTTGGTATTTAATGCCTTGGCGCGTTACGATGAATTATTGTTTTTCTATTTTTTTGCTCAAGGTCGGCGCGCTTTTGTGGCTGCGACGATTGCTTTTTCATGCCTTATTTCTTTGTGTTATCTGCCGCTTATTCTGGAGTGGGCGCCACAAAGTTATATCAAAGGCAAAGAATTGATTGAGCAAGTGGCACGGATGCATTTGCATGATATGCCGTGCAATATTTTGCAAAGTCCGGTTCCTGGTATAGCATTTTATTGCAAAGAAAAGAAAGAAGTTACGTTGGGTATATATCGTTTTGAAGAACTGTTTTTAGTGTTTACTAATAAAAATAATGAACGCTACTTTTTTTGTGCGCAGCATGGGACAATGAGTCAGCATAAACTTGAGCTTGTGCATGGTTCTTTACATATCCAAACGAATGCGCGTATAAATCATGCTTTTTTTGAAAAATCGTTAATCAATATTGCTACGCTCTGGCATAAAGAAAAAGCGCATACGCAAGATTATCATCTTAAATTATGGGATTATAAACGATTGTGGGAAGAGCGTATAAAAAATAAACAGGCATTTATCGAGCTACACAAACGTTTTTCTCAGAGTTTATGGCTTTTTATTATGCCGTTATTAACGTTGTTTTTATTATTTTTTATGCGCAGAAAAAAATATGAAATTGTAAGTGCATTATTATTAAGTGCCGGGTTATTTTTAAGTATGTATTGTTGTACCGCGCTTGGCGGCATTTTTATTACCATGCCGTTACTTTCGCTTGCATGTTTCTATGGAGTCCCCCTCATATTTTTGTTAGGCTGTTATTCCTTGTATCGTACCAGAATGTAA
- a CDS encoding TIGR00282 family metallophosphoesterase → MAHLLRFIFIGDVVGTPGVSVFQKWVPRLKEQYNLDAVFVNGENSAKNGNGITLKTIQALKDGGATIITTGNHAFDSKDVYNAFNERDDVIRPANYPSTCPGKGYALANVNGMTVAVINIHGRVFVNELLECPFRAVDSLIQFLQHKTKVIFVDVHAEATSEKMAMGYYLDGKVSGVYGTHTHIQTADDRILPRGTSYITDLGFSGSLNSVLGFQYQGILNRFVIQHRFGKVHVEHSSPLVLSGIFVEVDADTGHAVRFERIRLIDQDLEVAPPEPENNKK, encoded by the coding sequence ATGGCGCATTTACTCAGATTTATATTTATTGGCGATGTTGTAGGAACTCCGGGCGTGAGTGTTTTCCAGAAATGGGTGCCACGGCTTAAGGAGCAGTACAACCTTGATGCTGTTTTTGTAAATGGTGAAAATTCAGCCAAGAATGGTAACGGGATAACGCTCAAAACTATTCAGGCCCTTAAAGACGGTGGCGCGACAATTATCACCACGGGTAATCATGCCTTTGATAGCAAAGATGTTTATAATGCATTTAATGAGCGGGACGATGTCATTCGTCCCGCTAACTATCCCTCAACCTGTCCGGGAAAGGGATATGCGTTGGCCAATGTTAATGGAATGACCGTTGCGGTTATTAACATTCATGGCCGCGTTTTTGTCAACGAGCTTTTAGAGTGTCCGTTCAGGGCCGTTGATTCCCTCATTCAATTTTTACAGCACAAAACAAAGGTTATTTTTGTCGACGTGCACGCTGAAGCTACATCTGAAAAGATGGCTATGGGCTACTATCTTGATGGTAAGGTATCTGGTGTTTATGGAACGCATACTCATATTCAAACGGCTGACGATCGTATATTACCTCGTGGCACCAGCTATATCACAGACTTGGGTTTTTCTGGGTCACTTAACTCGGTTCTTGGTTTCCAATATCAAGGTATTTTAAACCGTTTCGTTATTCAACATCGCTTTGGTAAGGTTCATGTTGAACATAGCAGCCCGTTGGTGTTGAGCGGTATTTTTGTTGAAGTGGATGCCGATACTGGACATGCCGTTCGGTTTGAGCGTATTCGCCTTATCGATCAAGACCTAGAAGTTGCCCCGCCAGAGCCTGAGAACAACAAGAAGTAG
- the rny gene encoding ribonuclease Y — protein sequence MLNLFEVLVFATGALLGTFVVMLYFVFKKKQLLQTKEASQRMLKNVQDDIERERRNATLDLKNELYKKRSEFELEIKKTKIEIQQLQNKHQKKEDTLDQRESLLDELRKELQQKERDISRRLDMLNQNEMKIKKLYDELVTKLEKLSGIKQEEAMRILLDSLQKEVTLANQKWVAKVEEEAREEAKQRSISIMASAMQRYLTEQVTLHSSSIIHLPNEEMKGRIIGKEGRNIKALEMATGMEFVIGDTPEIITISGFNPIRREVAKRALDKLVNDGRINPTRIEETVAKCEEELEATIEEIGQQTVLEFGLSGVHPEIIKLLGRLHFRTSYTQNQLTHSKEVAYFAKMIASELGLNPNIAARGGLLHDIGKAVSAEVEGPHALIGADLAKEYGEDPLVVNCIACHHEEVPPKSVYGFIVHIADAISASRPGARKETLSTYIKRLEQLEEIAGSFDGVKKAYALQAGREIRVIVNEDTLDDEKAAMLARDLVKRIEEEMAFPGEIKVNVIREKRFIQAAR from the coding sequence ATGCTTAATTTGTTTGAGGTATTAGTTTTTGCAACAGGAGCCCTCTTGGGTACTTTTGTTGTGATGCTATACTTTGTTTTCAAGAAAAAGCAGTTGTTGCAAACAAAAGAAGCGTCGCAGCGCATGCTTAAAAATGTTCAAGATGACATTGAACGCGAGCGTCGTAATGCCACTCTTGACTTAAAGAATGAGCTTTATAAAAAGCGTAGCGAATTTGAACTTGAAATTAAAAAGACCAAAATAGAAATTCAACAGTTACAAAATAAGCATCAAAAGAAAGAAGACACGCTCGATCAGCGCGAAAGTCTTCTTGATGAATTACGCAAGGAATTACAACAAAAAGAACGTGATATATCTCGTCGTCTCGATATGCTTAATCAGAACGAAATGAAAATTAAGAAGCTTTATGATGAGCTGGTAACTAAACTTGAAAAATTAAGTGGCATTAAGCAAGAAGAAGCTATGCGGATTTTGCTTGATTCTTTGCAAAAAGAAGTAACGCTTGCTAACCAAAAATGGGTTGCTAAAGTTGAAGAAGAAGCGCGCGAAGAAGCTAAGCAACGCTCAATTAGTATCATGGCTTCTGCCATGCAGCGCTACTTGACTGAACAAGTTACTCTCCATTCGTCCAGTATTATTCATTTGCCCAATGAAGAAATGAAAGGACGCATTATTGGTAAAGAAGGCCGTAATATTAAAGCGCTTGAAATGGCTACCGGCATGGAGTTTGTTATTGGTGATACGCCTGAAATTATTACAATTTCTGGATTTAATCCAATCAGGCGTGAGGTTGCCAAGCGAGCTCTTGATAAATTAGTTAACGACGGCAGAATCAATCCAACGCGAATTGAAGAAACCGTTGCTAAATGCGAAGAAGAATTAGAAGCAACTATTGAAGAAATAGGCCAACAAACGGTTCTTGAGTTTGGGCTGAGTGGCGTACATCCAGAAATCATTAAGTTATTGGGTCGCTTGCATTTCAGAACCAGCTATACACAAAATCAGCTTACACATAGTAAGGAAGTTGCTTATTTTGCGAAAATGATTGCTTCAGAACTTGGTCTTAATCCCAACATTGCCGCCCGCGGTGGTCTTTTGCATGACATTGGTAAGGCCGTTTCTGCTGAAGTAGAAGGTCCACACGCTTTGATTGGTGCTGATTTGGCAAAAGAATATGGTGAAGATCCATTGGTTGTTAACTGTATTGCTTGCCACCATGAAGAAGTACCGCCTAAATCAGTTTATGGATTTATTGTTCATATTGCTGATGCTATTTCTGCATCCCGTCCTGGTGCGCGTAAAGAAACTCTTTCTACGTACATTAAGCGCCTTGAACAATTGGAAGAAATTGCTGGCAGCTTTGATGGTGTTAAAAAAGCGTACGCATTGCAAGCTGGCCGCGAAATTCGTGTTATCGTTAATGAAGATACGCTTGATGACGAAAAAGCCGCCATGTTGGCACGTGATTTGGTCAAGCGCATTGAAGAAGAAATGGCGTTTCCTGGCGAAATCAAAGTTAACGTTATTCGTGAAAAACGATTTATACAAGCAGCACGATAA
- a CDS encoding cell division protein ZapA translates to MMDIQKALKVSILGKSYSVMATHEDSADIVKAANLVDNLMKTKVEKANGASEEKIAVTVALQLATDLIKKQQKLDVYENKTLQLASSIDDVL, encoded by the coding sequence ATGATGGATATACAAAAAGCTTTAAAGGTATCTATTTTAGGGAAAAGCTACTCGGTTATGGCAACGCATGAAGATTCTGCCGATATTGTTAAAGCAGCAAACTTAGTTGATAATTTGATGAAAACAAAAGTTGAAAAAGCTAACGGTGCCAGCGAAGAAAAAATTGCCGTCACCGTAGCGCTTCAACTTGCTACAGACTTGATAAAAAAACAGCAAAAACTTGATGTTTATGAAAACAAGACTCTTCAATTAGCATCCTCGATTGATGATGTTCTGTAA
- the rplT gene encoding 50S ribosomal protein L20 codes for MSRVKRGMATKKRHKRLLKQTKGYWGQRSNIFRRARETLMRALSFAFAGRKCRKRDFRSLFITRINAACRLHNTAYNRFIHALNENNVKLNRKFLSQLAVFEPNAFENLVKLTKK; via the coding sequence ATGAGCAGAGTTAAACGTGGCATGGCCACTAAAAAAAGACATAAACGTTTATTAAAACAAACTAAAGGCTATTGGGGCCAAAGAAGTAATATTTTCAGACGTGCCAGAGAAACCCTCATGCGTGCATTGTCGTTTGCTTTTGCTGGTCGTAAATGCCGTAAGCGTGATTTCCGTTCCCTTTTCATTACTCGTATTAATGCGGCATGTCGCTTACATAATACCGCTTACAACAGATTCATCCATGCATTGAATGAAAACAATGTTAAATTGAACAGAAAATTTTTGTCTCAATTGGCTGTTTTTGAACCAAATGCATTTGAAAACCTTGTAAAACTTACAAAAAAATAA
- the rpmI gene encoding 50S ribosomal protein L35: MPKVKSHSASKKRFKRIGSGKIKRSKAYKRHHAWAKTAKQGRNLRGSAYMSPSDQGNISKLIPY, from the coding sequence ATGCCTAAAGTTAAATCACATTCAGCGTCTAAAAAACGTTTTAAACGTATCGGTAGTGGCAAAATTAAAAGATCCAAAGCATATAAAAGACACCATGCATGGGCTAAAACAGCTAAGCAAGGTAGAAATTTGCGTGGTAGTGCTTACATGAGTCCTTCAGATCAAGGTAACATTTCAAAATTGATACCTTATTAG
- the infC gene encoding translation initiation factor IF-3 → MNDKSPKGRVQNQLSDKYCINSKIKGDSVYVIDHEGNNLGLQPKSKALRIAEDAGLDLVQVGQKEEIAVTKVMDFGKFSYEKKKQVNDSKKNQKTMQLKEIKLRPNIGDQDYHTKLKRAEEFFLDGKKVKFTLQFRGREITMMGNLGPKIFERITTDLGARNVGTLVEEKDQRGGSFWSKIYFIKAKS, encoded by the coding sequence GTGAACGATAAATCCCCAAAGGGAAGAGTACAGAATCAGTTGAGCGATAAATATTGCATCAACAGCAAAATCAAGGGAGATAGCGTTTACGTTATTGACCATGAAGGAAACAACTTGGGCTTACAGCCAAAAAGTAAAGCCTTAAGAATAGCTGAAGATGCTGGGCTTGACTTGGTACAGGTTGGCCAAAAAGAAGAAATTGCTGTAACCAAGGTTATGGATTTTGGCAAATTCTCTTATGAAAAAAAGAAGCAGGTTAATGATTCGAAAAAGAATCAAAAAACTATGCAATTGAAAGAAATTAAGCTGAGGCCCAATATTGGTGATCAAGATTACCATACCAAGCTTAAGCGTGCGGAAGAGTTTTTCCTTGATGGTAAAAAAGTTAAATTTACGCTGCAATTTAGAGGGCGTGAAATTACCATGATGGGAAACCTTGGCCCGAAGATTTTTGAAAGAATTACGACTGATCTTGGTGCTCGTAACGTTGGTACGTTAGTTGAAGAAAAGGATCAGCGTGGTGGGTCTTTTTGGTCAAAAATTTATTTTATAAAAGCTAAGTCATAA